In Mycteria americana isolate JAX WOST 10 ecotype Jacksonville Zoo and Gardens chromosome 5, USCA_MyAme_1.0, whole genome shotgun sequence, one DNA window encodes the following:
- the PPP1CA gene encoding serine/threonine-protein phosphatase PP1-alpha catalytic subunit — MADTEKLNLDSIISRLLEVQGSRPGKNVQLTENEIRGLCLKSREIFLSQPILLELEAPLKICGDIHGQYYDLLRLFEYGGFPPESNYLFLGDYVDRGKQSLETICLLLAYKIKYPENFFLLRGNHECASINRIYGFYDECKRRYNIKLWKTFTDCFNCLPIAAIVDEKIFCCHGGLSPDLQSMEQIRRIMRPTDVPDQGLLCDLLWSDPDKDVQGWGENDRGVSFTFGAEVVAKFLHKHDLDLICRAHQVVEDGYEFFAKRQLVTLFSAPNYCGEFDNAGAMMSVDETLMCSFQILKPADKNKGKYGQFSGLNPAGRPVTPPRNSAKAKK, encoded by the exons ATGGCGGACACCGAGAAGCTCAACCTCGACTCCATCATCAGCCGCCTCCTGGAGG TCCAAGGGTCGCGGCCGGGGAAGAACGTGCAGCTGACGGAGAACGAGATCCGGGGGCTGTGCCTCAAGTCGCGGGAGATCTTCCTCAGCCAGCCCatcctgctggagctggaggcacCCCTCAAGATCTGCG GCGACATCCACGGGCAGTACTACGACCTGCTGCGGCTCTTTGAATACGGGGGTTTCCCCCCGGAGAGCAACTACCTGTTCCTGGGCGACTACGTGGACCGGGGCAAGCAGTCGCTGGAGACCATCTGCCTGCTACTCGCCTACAAGATCAAGTACCCCGAGAACTTCTTCCTGCTGCGTGGCAACCACGAGTGCGCCAGCATCAACCGCATCTATGGCTTCTACGACGAGT GCAAGCGGCGATACAACATCAAGCTCTGGAAGACGTTCACCGACTGCTTCAACTGTTTGCCCATCGCCGCTATCGTGGATGAGAAGATCTTCTGCTGCCACGGAG GGCTGTCTCCCGACCTGCAGTCGATGGAGCAGATCCGGCGGATCATGCGCCCCACGGACGTGCCGGATCAGGGCCTGCTCTGCGACCTGCTCTGGTCCGACCCCGACAAGGACGTGCAGGGCTGGGGCGAGAACGACCGCGGCGTCTCCTTCACTTTCGGGGCGGAGGTGGTGGCGAAGTTCCTGCACAAGCACGACCTGGACCTCATCTGCCGGGCGCACCAG GTGGTGGAGGACGGCTACGAGTTCTTCGCCAAGCGCCAGCTCGTCACCCTCTTCTCGGCGCCCAACTACTGCGGGGAGTTCGACAACGCGGGCGCCATGATGAGCGTGGACGAAACGCTTATGTGTTCATTtcag aTTTTGAAGCCGGCCGACAAGAACAAGGGCAAATACGGGCAGTTCAGCGGGCTGAACCCCGCGGGACGCCCCGTCACCCCTCCCCGCAACTCTGCCAAAGCCAAGAAATGA
- the RAD9A gene encoding cell cycle checkpoint control protein RAD9A isoform X2 → MKCVITGSNVKVLGRAVHSLSRIGDELYLEPTESGLYEAGGRQPDRELLRCKVLMKSFLGIFRSLPSLEKTVGKCLILLKPRASRLVVQLHCKYGVTKTHNLAFQECERLQAVFDTQSCASSLCAPARVLAEAVVHFPQTLAEVTLGAGPGGKISLRNYVEDEAEPTKTMVTELWLAKEEFQTVAVAPGSRITFCLKEFRGLLTFAEASNLPLTIHYDVPGRPVVFTLDDAVLEVHLVLATLSDPESGSQPPTANGVSHLPAPSDDFADDLESYMIAMETSAYEAGSGVPPSPTFPLHTPRPAESDPEEEEEEEEEGAVPGTPPHKKFRSLFFGSVLMPGGPGPAPTQEVLAEDSDGEY, encoded by the exons ATGAAGTGCGTCATCACCGGCAGCAACGTCAaag TCCTCGGCCGAGCCGTGCACTCCCTGTCCCGCATCGGGGACGAGCTCTACCTGGAGCCCACCGAGAGCGGG CTGTACGAGGCGGGCGGCCGCCAGCCCGACAGAGAGCTCCTCCGATGCAAAGTCCTCATGAAG TCCTTCCTGGGCATCTTCCGCTCGCTGCCCTCGCTGGAGAAGACGGTGGGGAAATGCCTCATCCTGCTCAAACCCCGGGCCAGCCGCTTGGTCGTGCAGCTCCACTGCAAGTACG GCGTCACCAAGACCCACAACCTGGCGTTCCAGGAGTGCGAGCGGCTGCAGGCCGTCTTCGACACCCAGAGCTGCGCCAGCAGCCTCTGCGCCCCGGCAcg GGTGCTGGCGGAGGCCGTGGTCCACTTCCCCCAGACGCTGGCTGAGGTGACGCTGGGGGCTGGCCCCGGGGGCAAGATCAGCCTCCGAAACTACGTGGAGGACGAGGCGG agCCGACCAAGACGATGGTTACGGAGCTGTGGCTGGCCAAGGAGGAGTTCCAGACGGTGGCCGTGGCCCCGGGCTCCCGCATCACCTTCTGCCTCAAGGAGTTTCGG GGGCTGCTGACCTTCGCCGAGGCCTCCAACCTGCCCCTCACCATCCACTACGACGTGCCCGGCAG GCCGGTGGTCTTCACCCTGGATGATGCCGTGCTGGAGGTCCACCTGGTGCTGGCCACCCTCTCGGACCCGGAAAGTGGCTCGCAGCCCCCCACAGCCAACGG CGtgtcccacctgcctgccccatcaGATGACTTTGCCGATGACCTCGAGTCCTACATGATTGCCATGGAAACCAGCGCCTACGAGGCGGGCTCgggggtgccccccagccccaccttccCCCTACACACCCCACGTCCAGCCGAAAGCgaccctgaggaggaggaggaagaggaggaggaaggagctgtgccGGGGACACCCCCGCACAAGAAG TTTCGCTCCCTGTTTTTTGGCTCGGTGCTGatgccgggggggcccggcccggcccccaccCAGGAGGTGCTGGCAGAGGACAGCGACGGCGAATACTGA
- the RAD9A gene encoding cell cycle checkpoint control protein RAD9A isoform X3, with amino-acid sequence MKCVITGSNVKVLGRAVHSLSRIGDELYLEPTESGLSLRAVNSSRSAFAAFLFAPLFFQLYEAGGRQPDRELLRCKVLMKSFLGIFRSLPSLEKTVGKCLILLKPRASRLVVQLHCKYGVTKTHNLAFQECERLQAVFDTQSCASSLCAPARVLAEAVVHFPQTLAEVTLGAGPGGKISLRNYVEDEAEPTKTMVTELWLAKEEFQTVAVAPGSRITFCLKEFRGLLTFAEASNLPLTIHYDVPGSVSHLPAPSDDFADDLESYMIAMETSAYEAGSGVPPSPTFPLHTPRPAESDPEEEEEEEEEGAVPGTPPHKKFRSLFFGSVLMPGGPGPAPTQEVLAEDSDGEY; translated from the exons ATGAAGTGCGTCATCACCGGCAGCAACGTCAaag TCCTCGGCCGAGCCGTGCACTCCCTGTCCCGCATCGGGGACGAGCTCTACCTGGAGCCCACCGAGAGCGGG CTGTCCCTGCGCGCCGTCAACTCCTCGCGCTCCGCCTTCGCCGCCTTCCTCTTCGCGCCCCTCTTCTTCCAGCTGTACGAGGCGGGCGGCCGCCAGCCCGACAGAGAGCTCCTCCGATGCAAAGTCCTCATGAAG TCCTTCCTGGGCATCTTCCGCTCGCTGCCCTCGCTGGAGAAGACGGTGGGGAAATGCCTCATCCTGCTCAAACCCCGGGCCAGCCGCTTGGTCGTGCAGCTCCACTGCAAGTACG GCGTCACCAAGACCCACAACCTGGCGTTCCAGGAGTGCGAGCGGCTGCAGGCCGTCTTCGACACCCAGAGCTGCGCCAGCAGCCTCTGCGCCCCGGCAcg GGTGCTGGCGGAGGCCGTGGTCCACTTCCCCCAGACGCTGGCTGAGGTGACGCTGGGGGCTGGCCCCGGGGGCAAGATCAGCCTCCGAAACTACGTGGAGGACGAGGCGG agCCGACCAAGACGATGGTTACGGAGCTGTGGCTGGCCAAGGAGGAGTTCCAGACGGTGGCCGTGGCCCCGGGCTCCCGCATCACCTTCTGCCTCAAGGAGTTTCGG GGGCTGCTGACCTTCGCCGAGGCCTCCAACCTGCCCCTCACCATCCACTACGACGTGCCCGGCAG CGtgtcccacctgcctgccccatcaGATGACTTTGCCGATGACCTCGAGTCCTACATGATTGCCATGGAAACCAGCGCCTACGAGGCGGGCTCgggggtgccccccagccccaccttccCCCTACACACCCCACGTCCAGCCGAAAGCgaccctgaggaggaggaggaagaggaggaggaaggagctgtgccGGGGACACCCCCGCACAAGAAG TTTCGCTCCCTGTTTTTTGGCTCGGTGCTGatgccgggggggcccggcccggcccccaccCAGGAGGTGCTGGCAGAGGACAGCGACGGCGAATACTGA
- the RAD9A gene encoding cell cycle checkpoint control protein RAD9A isoform X1, translating to MKCVITGSNVKVLGRAVHSLSRIGDELYLEPTESGLSLRAVNSSRSAFAAFLFAPLFFQLYEAGGRQPDRELLRCKVLMKSFLGIFRSLPSLEKTVGKCLILLKPRASRLVVQLHCKYGVTKTHNLAFQECERLQAVFDTQSCASSLCAPARVLAEAVVHFPQTLAEVTLGAGPGGKISLRNYVEDEAEPTKTMVTELWLAKEEFQTVAVAPGSRITFCLKEFRGLLTFAEASNLPLTIHYDVPGRPVVFTLDDAVLEVHLVLATLSDPESGSQPPTANGVSHLPAPSDDFADDLESYMIAMETSAYEAGSGVPPSPTFPLHTPRPAESDPEEEEEEEEEGAVPGTPPHKKFRSLFFGSVLMPGGPGPAPTQEVLAEDSDGEY from the exons ATGAAGTGCGTCATCACCGGCAGCAACGTCAaag TCCTCGGCCGAGCCGTGCACTCCCTGTCCCGCATCGGGGACGAGCTCTACCTGGAGCCCACCGAGAGCGGG CTGTCCCTGCGCGCCGTCAACTCCTCGCGCTCCGCCTTCGCCGCCTTCCTCTTCGCGCCCCTCTTCTTCCAGCTGTACGAGGCGGGCGGCCGCCAGCCCGACAGAGAGCTCCTCCGATGCAAAGTCCTCATGAAG TCCTTCCTGGGCATCTTCCGCTCGCTGCCCTCGCTGGAGAAGACGGTGGGGAAATGCCTCATCCTGCTCAAACCCCGGGCCAGCCGCTTGGTCGTGCAGCTCCACTGCAAGTACG GCGTCACCAAGACCCACAACCTGGCGTTCCAGGAGTGCGAGCGGCTGCAGGCCGTCTTCGACACCCAGAGCTGCGCCAGCAGCCTCTGCGCCCCGGCAcg GGTGCTGGCGGAGGCCGTGGTCCACTTCCCCCAGACGCTGGCTGAGGTGACGCTGGGGGCTGGCCCCGGGGGCAAGATCAGCCTCCGAAACTACGTGGAGGACGAGGCGG agCCGACCAAGACGATGGTTACGGAGCTGTGGCTGGCCAAGGAGGAGTTCCAGACGGTGGCCGTGGCCCCGGGCTCCCGCATCACCTTCTGCCTCAAGGAGTTTCGG GGGCTGCTGACCTTCGCCGAGGCCTCCAACCTGCCCCTCACCATCCACTACGACGTGCCCGGCAG GCCGGTGGTCTTCACCCTGGATGATGCCGTGCTGGAGGTCCACCTGGTGCTGGCCACCCTCTCGGACCCGGAAAGTGGCTCGCAGCCCCCCACAGCCAACGG CGtgtcccacctgcctgccccatcaGATGACTTTGCCGATGACCTCGAGTCCTACATGATTGCCATGGAAACCAGCGCCTACGAGGCGGGCTCgggggtgccccccagccccaccttccCCCTACACACCCCACGTCCAGCCGAAAGCgaccctgaggaggaggaggaagaggaggaggaaggagctgtgccGGGGACACCCCCGCACAAGAAG TTTCGCTCCCTGTTTTTTGGCTCGGTGCTGatgccgggggggcccggcccggcccccaccCAGGAGGTGCTGGCAGAGGACAGCGACGGCGAATACTGA
- the RAD9A gene encoding cell cycle checkpoint control protein RAD9A isoform X4: MKSFLGIFRSLPSLEKTVGKCLILLKPRASRLVVQLHCKYGVTKTHNLAFQECERLQAVFDTQSCASSLCAPARVLAEAVVHFPQTLAEVTLGAGPGGKISLRNYVEDEAEPTKTMVTELWLAKEEFQTVAVAPGSRITFCLKEFRGLLTFAEASNLPLTIHYDVPGRPVVFTLDDAVLEVHLVLATLSDPESGSQPPTANGVSHLPAPSDDFADDLESYMIAMETSAYEAGSGVPPSPTFPLHTPRPAESDPEEEEEEEEEGAVPGTPPHKKFRSLFFGSVLMPGGPGPAPTQEVLAEDSDGEY; encoded by the exons ATGAAG TCCTTCCTGGGCATCTTCCGCTCGCTGCCCTCGCTGGAGAAGACGGTGGGGAAATGCCTCATCCTGCTCAAACCCCGGGCCAGCCGCTTGGTCGTGCAGCTCCACTGCAAGTACG GCGTCACCAAGACCCACAACCTGGCGTTCCAGGAGTGCGAGCGGCTGCAGGCCGTCTTCGACACCCAGAGCTGCGCCAGCAGCCTCTGCGCCCCGGCAcg GGTGCTGGCGGAGGCCGTGGTCCACTTCCCCCAGACGCTGGCTGAGGTGACGCTGGGGGCTGGCCCCGGGGGCAAGATCAGCCTCCGAAACTACGTGGAGGACGAGGCGG agCCGACCAAGACGATGGTTACGGAGCTGTGGCTGGCCAAGGAGGAGTTCCAGACGGTGGCCGTGGCCCCGGGCTCCCGCATCACCTTCTGCCTCAAGGAGTTTCGG GGGCTGCTGACCTTCGCCGAGGCCTCCAACCTGCCCCTCACCATCCACTACGACGTGCCCGGCAG GCCGGTGGTCTTCACCCTGGATGATGCCGTGCTGGAGGTCCACCTGGTGCTGGCCACCCTCTCGGACCCGGAAAGTGGCTCGCAGCCCCCCACAGCCAACGG CGtgtcccacctgcctgccccatcaGATGACTTTGCCGATGACCTCGAGTCCTACATGATTGCCATGGAAACCAGCGCCTACGAGGCGGGCTCgggggtgccccccagccccaccttccCCCTACACACCCCACGTCCAGCCGAAAGCgaccctgaggaggaggaggaagaggaggaggaaggagctgtgccGGGGACACCCCCGCACAAGAAG TTTCGCTCCCTGTTTTTTGGCTCGGTGCTGatgccgggggggcccggcccggcccccaccCAGGAGGTGCTGGCAGAGGACAGCGACGGCGAATACTGA
- the LOC142410048 gene encoding uncharacterized protein LOC142410048 produces MVSPASLSSRQWFLPLHLRAAPAPSPLPPRPRPPPSHWAGASLRPAPAAARLVGAGRVTARRRSPPGVLAPGFASRDRGRPLPVLRAPGGARGQAHPSSLAIGRQGASASGDWSDVPLNQWGLDGGAAGVRPSARLPGPVPALRPDPGPRPARVPTPGPRPGPAVTRLPPGPSLGFPTRPRGAAGCAAVESGKLVTWKVCRWCSAPLRMPCVQDFGPDAPRQRIPSRGPGLWRGPGMWRTAPDAEPRAAEGPGVGPA; encoded by the exons ATGGTCTCGCCCGCCTCCCTATCCAGCCGCCAGTGGTTCCTCCCGCTTCAcctccgcgccgcgccggcaccttccccgctcccgccccgccctcgcccgccgccTTCCCATTGGGCGGGAGCCTCCCTCcgtcccgcccccgccgccgctcgaTTGGTCGGCGCCGGCCGCGTGACGGCCCGGCGGCGTTCTCCACCCGGGGTTCTCGCGCCGGGCTTCGCCTCACGTGACCGGGGGCGGCCCCTCCCCGTGCTCCGCGCGCCCGGCGGCGCGCGCGGGCAGGCCCACCCCTCTTCGCTCGCTATTGGGCGGCAGGGCGCAAGCGCCTCCGGCGATTGGAGTGACGTGCCGCTCAACCAATGGGGCCTCGACGGCGGAGCGGCGGGTGTGCGCCCCTCCGCCCGGCTCCCCGGGCCCGTCCCCGCTCTCCGCCCCGaccccgggccccggcccgcccgcgtcCCGACTCCAGGCCCTCGTCCTGGCCCCGCGGTCACCCGCCTGCCCCCGGGTCCTTCCCTGGGCTTCCCGACTCGTCCCCGG GGCGCTGCCGGCTGTGCCGCGGTGGAAAGCGGGAAGCTCGTTACCTGGAAG GTGTGCCGCTGGTGCTCAGCACCTCTCCGAATGCCCTGCGTCCAGGATTTCGGACCCGACGCCCCTCGGCAGCGCATCCCCTCCAG GGGCCCAGGGCTCTGGCGCGGCCCCGGGATGTGGCGGACGGCGCCGGATGCGGAGCCGAGGGCCGCGGAGGGGCCAG GTGTTGGCCCAGCGTGA
- the CLCF1 gene encoding cardiotrophin-like cytokine factor 1 isoform X1 produces MGAAVPVRCAGPLPACPGTPDHAPTAPAPRLSRMELRAGDSWGIFTFLCAALCNLPALPALNCTEELGAGQSIQKTYDLTRYLEHQLRTLAGTYLNYLGPPFNEPDFNPPRLARAERVPSATVDLDLWRGLTDNARLAANYRAYSRLLCYLRALDGQAGTAELRHRLGHFCSSLQGLVLSIAGVMSSLGYPLPAGPAGPPASPGTPVAPNDFLKKMDDFWLLKELQTWLWRSAKDFNRLKKKVPPAVVTLRLEARGF; encoded by the exons ATGGGAGCCGCAGTCCCGGTCCGGTGTGCGGgaccgctgcctgcctgcccgggAACCCCCGACCACgcacccaccgccccggccccgcgcctgtCCCGCATGGAGCTGAGAGCAG GAGACTCTTGGGGGATCTTCACCTTCCTGTGCGCCGCGCTCTGCAacctgccggcgctgcccgccctgaACTGCACGGAGGAGCTGGGTGCCGGCCAGTCCATCCAGAAGACCTACGACCTGACCCGCTACCTGGAGCACCAGCTCCGCACCCTCGCCGGCACCTAC CTGAACTACCTGGGCCCCCCCTTCAATGAGCCCGACTTCAACCCCCCGCGGCTGGCACGTGCCGAGCGGGTGCCCAGCGCCACGGTGGACTTGGACCTGTGGCGGGGCTTGACCGACAACGCCCGCCTGGCCGCCAACTACCGCGCCTACAGCCGGCTGCTCTGCTACCTGCGGGCACTGGACGGGCAGGCGGGCACCGCCGAGCTACGCCATCGCCTCGGCCACTTCTGCTCCAGCCTGCAAGGTTTGGTGCTCAGCATCGCCGGCGTCATGTCCTCCTTGGGTTACCCGCTGCCCGctggccccgccgggccccccgcgtcccccggcaCCCCCGTCGCCCCCAATGACTTCCTCAAGAAGATGGATGATTtctggctgctgaaggagctgcagaCCTGGCTGTGGCGCTCGGCCAAGGACTTCAACCGCCTCAAGAAGAAGGTGCCGCCCGCCGTGGTCACGCTGCGTCTGGAGGCGAGGGGCTTCTGA
- the CLCF1 gene encoding cardiotrophin-like cytokine factor 1 isoform X2: MLNVAGELSGDSWGIFTFLCAALCNLPALPALNCTEELGAGQSIQKTYDLTRYLEHQLRTLAGTYLNYLGPPFNEPDFNPPRLARAERVPSATVDLDLWRGLTDNARLAANYRAYSRLLCYLRALDGQAGTAELRHRLGHFCSSLQGLVLSIAGVMSSLGYPLPAGPAGPPASPGTPVAPNDFLKKMDDFWLLKELQTWLWRSAKDFNRLKKKVPPAVVTLRLEARGF, encoded by the exons ATGCTAAATGTTGCTGGGGAGCTCTCAG GAGACTCTTGGGGGATCTTCACCTTCCTGTGCGCCGCGCTCTGCAacctgccggcgctgcccgccctgaACTGCACGGAGGAGCTGGGTGCCGGCCAGTCCATCCAGAAGACCTACGACCTGACCCGCTACCTGGAGCACCAGCTCCGCACCCTCGCCGGCACCTAC CTGAACTACCTGGGCCCCCCCTTCAATGAGCCCGACTTCAACCCCCCGCGGCTGGCACGTGCCGAGCGGGTGCCCAGCGCCACGGTGGACTTGGACCTGTGGCGGGGCTTGACCGACAACGCCCGCCTGGCCGCCAACTACCGCGCCTACAGCCGGCTGCTCTGCTACCTGCGGGCACTGGACGGGCAGGCGGGCACCGCCGAGCTACGCCATCGCCTCGGCCACTTCTGCTCCAGCCTGCAAGGTTTGGTGCTCAGCATCGCCGGCGTCATGTCCTCCTTGGGTTACCCGCTGCCCGctggccccgccgggccccccgcgtcccccggcaCCCCCGTCGCCCCCAATGACTTCCTCAAGAAGATGGATGATTtctggctgctgaaggagctgcagaCCTGGCTGTGGCGCTCGGCCAAGGACTTCAACCGCCTCAAGAAGAAGGTGCCGCCCGCCGTGGTCACGCTGCGTCTGGAGGCGAGGGGCTTCTGA
- the LOC142409645 gene encoding glycine N-acyltransferase-like protein 3 yields MLILTCPGQLQRLEEALRRSLPATLPVLGAVMTVARGNPAAHEVLVDSWPHFGVVMTRLRPEENRDPGDFYANQLTAYYRDEGAWRALLGGTEVVDWTRAFQMQGMQEGMYQAVSEAADAKGLRLETYGYQALLSPRPPQPRVQVPPGLRLAPVSPSHVPLLNATWAFGGNARSRRFLLGLVRALPSACLLGPRGRPVSWSLLDPLGCLSHGYTLPAWRGQGLSGVTLGALGRGLHARGFPIYCGVLPHNTPSQRAVRAVGFLPQPGTFYTLVVTPR; encoded by the exons ATGCTGATCCTGACGTGCCCGGGCCAGCTCCAGCGCCTGGAGGAGGCTCTGCGGAGGAGCCTGCCTGCCACCCTGCCG GTCCTGGGGGCCGTGATGACAGTGGCCCGGGGCAACCCGGCCGCCCACGAGGTGCTGGTGGACTCCTGGCCCCATTTCGGCGTCGTCATGACCCGCCTGCGCCCAGAG gagaaCAGGGACCCCGGGGACTTCTACGCCAACCAGTTGACGGCGTATTACCGGGACGAGGGGGCCTGGCGGGCGCTGCTGGGGGGCACCGAGGTGGTGGATTGGACCCGGGCTTTCCAGATGCAGG ggatgcaggaggggaTGTACCAGGCCGTGAGCGAGGCGGCCGATGCCAAGGGGCTGCGGCTGGAGACCTACGGGTACCAGGCACTGctgagcccccggcccccccagccccgcgtgcA GGTGCCACCGGGACTGCGCCTGGCACCCGTGTCCCCGTCCCACGTCCCGCTGCTCAACGCCACGTGGGCCTTCGGGGGCAACGCCCGCAGCCGGCGGTTCCTGCTGGGGCTGGTGCGGGCGCTGCCCAGCGCCTGCCTGCTGGGGCCCCGCGGGCGCCCCGTCTCCTGGAGCCTGCTGGACCCCCTGGGCTGCCTCAGCCACGGCTACACGTTGCCCGCCTGGCGCGGGCAGGGCCTGAGCGGGGTGACGCTGGGTGCcctgggccgggggctgcacGCCCGCGGCTTCCCCATCTACTGCGGGGTGCTGCCCCACAACACCCCCTCGCAGCGGGCCGTCCGCGCCGTGGGCTTcctgccccagcccggcaccTTCTACACCCTGGTGGTCACCCCCCGGTAG